In the Euphorbia lathyris chromosome 5, ddEupLath1.1, whole genome shotgun sequence genome, one interval contains:
- the LOC136229556 gene encoding endoribonuclease Dicer homolog 2-like isoform X2, translating to MHTDLSVEMYWGEMGVDFWDAAIWGEFIAKNEVHVMTPQIFLDGLRHSFFKLDWIKVLIFDECHHVTGDSAYACILREFYHPKLESGSCNLPRIFGMTASPINSKGSNSELFYGKRIHELENMMHSKVYTCKSESVLAEFIPFSTPKFIFFDHESIPFEICNKLADQLKASKEERVKQLKQLDLIDTKEESSKKKLSKMHSDFMFCLEKLGVWLAFKAAETLSLHDNDFNSFDRLGIRDANIIKEFGSAASTTFLDYIRSAVKYLGPNWSIGDNPKAEIEAGLLTEKVFCLFQTLLGYRDLRDIRCIVFVERIITAIALESLLSELLPRYNGWKTRFIAGCSSKLQTQTRKTHNEIVQQFRDGKVNIIIATSILEEGLDVQSCNLVIRFDPSSTVSSFIQSKGRARMKNSDYLLMVKNGDSSTYSKLENFLASGEIMRKESLRYASVPCLPPKCEMADDEYYCVESTNAMATLASSVRLIYFYCSRLPSDGYFKPSPRCLLDKEMGICTLLLPKSCPIQTIRVEGPTKYLKQKACLEACKQLHQIGALTDKLVPDTIIEEAIAQEVGNIAYDEEQPIFFPPELVEQTLEESGTMYYCHLIELNQTFDYDIRAQNIVLVTRSKLDSEILSLNFDLEVDGGLLMVKLKYIGTIELQPGMVLLCRKFVISVFKVLRDHNIEKLEEMLNDTVTDLPKREYFLLPCMSLCPGYAVDWNFVTSVLFSYENVSEDHKKCPLEENVHIIQTESGPVCKFILQNSLVCTPHNGKLYCITGISNELDGLSLMKLRNGSSKTYKDYYKDQHGIKLRFERESLLHGRHIFPMHNYICKGRKQNGRDSQNAYVQLPPELCRIIMSPISVNTFYSFTFLPSIMHRLESMLIATNLKKMQADHCVQNVPIPTIKVLEAITTKKCHEKFDMESLETLGDSFLKYATSQQLFQTYQNQHEGLLSIKKDKLISNANLCKLGCDCKLPGFIRNEFFEPKNWRIPGDNSGSHSLNEEVLTDKRKIYVSGRRKLKKKTVADAVEALIGAYVSSGGEVAGLIFLNWIGIKVEFLNLPYEREFQVKIERLINVQCVESLLNYSFKDPSLLLEALTHGSYMIAEIPRCYQRLEYLGDSVLDYLITVYLYEKYPGLSPGLLTDLRSASVNNDSYAICALRKGLHKHILHASQKLRKDIDNTVTDLESFSSSSSTFGWDLEISFPKVLGDVIESLAGAIFVDSGYDKEVLFKSIRPLLEPLVTPETIKLHPVRELTELCQKEHFNRKKSIVFRKNSMSCVTVEVEANGVVYTNTSEAADKKTAKRLASKEVLRALKNTINAVS from the exons ATGCACACCGACTTAAGTGTGGAAATGTACTGGGGAGAAATGGGAGTGGACTTCTGGGATGCTGCTATTTGGGGAGAATTCATTGCCAAAAATGAG GTGCATGTGATGACACCGCAAATATTTCTAGACGGGTTGAGGCATAGCTTCTTCAAGCTAGACTGGATAAAGGTTCTAATATTTGATGAATGCCATCATGTGACAGGTGATTCTGCTTATGCCTGTATTTTGAGA GAGTTCTATCACCCGAAATTAGAATCTGGAAGTTGTAATCTTCCTAGGATATTTGGGATGACAGCTTCTCCTATAAATTCAAAGG GCTCAAACTCAGAACTATTCTATGGGAAAAGGATCCATGAACTTGAGAATATGATGCATTCTAAg GTCTATACTTGCAAGAGTGAATCTGTACTTGCTGAGTTTATTCCTTTTTCCACTccgaaatttatattttttgacCATGAGTCAATCCCATTCGAGATATGTAATAAATTAGCTGATCAGTTGAAGGCATCAAAAGAAGAG CGTGTTAAACAATTGAAGCAATTGGATCTCATTGATACAAAGGAGGAAAGTAGCAAAAAGAAGCTATCAAAAATGCATTCtgattttatgttttgtttGGAGAAGTTGGGCGTCTGGTTGGCTTTTAAG GCTGCAGAAACCTTATCACTTCATGACAATGACTTCAATTCATTTGACCGATTAGGCATCAGGGACGCAAACATCATTAAAGAGTTTGGTTCTGCTGCCTCTACTACTTTTTTAGATTACATTAGATCTG ctGTTAAATATTTAGGTCCAAATTGGTCTATTGGTGATAATCCCAAAGCTGAAATAGAAGCAGGTCTATTGACAGAAAAAGTTTTCTGCCTATTTCAGACACTTCTTGGGTACAG AGATCTAAGGGACATTAGATGTATAGTTTTTGTTGAGAGGATAATTACGGCTATAGCGCTTGAGTCTCTTCTGAGTGAGTTGCTTCCAAGATATAATGGTTGGAAGACAAGATTCATAGCTGGATGTAGTAGTAAATTGCAAACCCAAACGAGGAAAACACACAACGAAATTGTGCAACAATTTCGAGATGGCAAG GTGAATATAATCATTGCAACATCGATCCTTGAAGAAGGTTTGGATGTACAAAGTTGCAACTTGGTAATCAGATTTGACCCTTCAAGTACTGTTAGTAGTTTCATACAGTCCAAAGGTCGTGCTAGGATGAAGAATTCTGACTACTTGTTGATGGTCAAGAA tGGGGATTCTTCAACATATTCTAAACTAGAGAACTTTCTTGCAAGTGGAGAAATAATGAGAAAGGAGTCTCTACGTTATGCTTCTGTTCCTTGTTTGCCACCTAAGTGTGAAATGGCTGATGACGAGTATTATTGTGTTGAGAGCACTAATGCTATGGCAACTCTCGCTTCAAGtgttagattgatatacttctATTGCTCCCGTTTACCTTCTGACGG gTACTTCAAACCTTCTCCTAGGTGTCTTTTGGATAAGGAAATGGGTATTTGCACTTTGCTTCTTCCTAAGAGCTGCCCTATACAAACAATTCGCGTAGAAGGACCTACCAAGTATCTAAAGCAGAAGGCATGCCTGGAAGCATGCAAACAGCTCCATCAAATTGGTGCTTTAACCGATAAATTGGTTCCTGATACTATTATCGAAGAAGCTATTGCTCAAGAAGTTG GAAACATAGCCTATGATGAGGAACAGCCTATATTCTTCCCACCAGAGTTGGTCGAGCAAACTTTAGAGGAGTCAGGAACAATGTACTATTGCCACTTAATAGAACTAAATCAGACTTTTGATTATGATATTCGTGCACAGAATATTGTGCTTGTTACAAGAAGTAAGTTGGATTCAGAAATCTTGAGCCTAAATTTTGACTTGGAAGTGGATGGAGGATTGTTGATGGTGAAATTGAAGTATATTGGGACGATTGAACTTCAACCAGGGATG GTCCTTCTATGTAGGAAGTTTGTCATCAGTGTTTTCAAAGTTCTGAGAGATCATAATATAGAAAAATTGGAAGAAATGTTAAATGACACGGTCACCGATCTTCCCAAGAGAGAATATTTTCTGCTTCCATGCATGAGCTTATGCCCGGGATATGCAGTTGATTGGAATTTCGTTACATCTGTGCTATTCTCATACGAAAATGTGAGTGAAGATCATAAGAAGTGTCCTCTTGAGGAAAATGTACATATTATACAGACTGAAAGCGGTCCTGTATGCAAATTTATCCTCCAGAATTCTTTAGTGTGCACACCACACAATGGAAAATTGTACTGCATTACAGGTATATCCAATGAATTGGATGGACTATCTCTTATGAAACTGAGGAACGGAAGTTCCAAAACTTACAAGGACTACTATAAAGATCA ACATGGCATCAAATTGCGTTTTGAACGAGAGTCGCTTCTGCATGGAAGACATATATTTCCTATGCACAATTACATTTGCAAAGGCAGAAAACAGAATGGGAGAG ATTCACAAAATGCATATGTCCAATTGCCTCCTGAACTTTGTCGCATCATCATGTCACCTATATCTGTAAATACTTTCTATTCTTTTACATTTCTTCCATCTATTATGCATAGACTTGAGTCTATGCTTATTGCTACGAACTTGAAGAAAATGCAAGCTGATCACTGCGTACAAAATGTTCCTATACCGACCATTAAG GTTTTGGAAGCAATCACTACAAAGAAGTGCCAcgagaaattcgatatggagtCATTGGAGACTCTTGGCGATTCTTTTCTAAAATATGCTACTAGTCAGCAGCTATTTCAAACCTACCAAAATCAACATGAGGGTCTTCTCAGTATTAAGAAGGACAAGCTTATTTCTAATGCCAATCTATGCAAACTTGGATGTGACTGCAAACTTCCG GGTTTTATTCGCAACGAATTCTTCGAGCCCAAAAATTGGAGGATTCCTGGAGATAATTCGGGGAGCCATTCACTGAATGAGGAAGTTTTGACCgataaaagaaaaatctatGTAAGCGGAAGAAGAAAGCTTAAGAAAAAAACTGTTGCTGATGCTGTTGAGGCGCTGATCGGGGCTTATGTTAGCTCTGGAGGTGAAGTAGCTGGATTAATATTTCTGAACTGGATTGGTATAAAGGTTGAGTTTCTGAATCTACCATACGAACGGGAATTCCAAGTGAAGATCGAGAggcttattaatgtccaatgtGTAGAATCATTGTTGAACTACTCATTTAAGGACCCTTCTCTTTTATTGGAAGCATTGACCCATGGTTCGTATATGATTGCTGAAATTCCAAGATGTTATCAG CGACTAGAATATCTCGGAGACTCTGTATTAGACTACCTAATCACAGTTTACTTGTACGAGAAGTATCCCGGGCTATCACCTGGATTGTTAACAGACCTCAGATCTGCATCTGTAAACAATGACAGCTATGCTATATGTGCCCTTCGGAAAGGGTTGCATAAGCATATTCTTCACGCATCACAAAAGCTTCGCAAGGATATTGACAACACAGTTACAGATTTGGAAagcttttcttcatcatcatcgaCTTTCGGCTGGGATTTAGAGATATCTTTCCCCAAG GTGCTTGGAGATGTAATAGAATCTCTTGCGGGTGCTATATTTGTTGATTCGGGGTACGACAAAGAGGTCTTGTTCAAGAGCATAAGGCCACTTTTGGAGCCACTGGTTACTCCAGAGACAATTAAACTTCATCCAGTGAGAGAGCTTACTGAATTATGTCAGAAAGAACATTTCAACCGGAAAAAATCAATCGTTTTCCGGAAAAACAGCATGAGTTGCGTAACCGTGGAGGTGGAAGCGAATGGAGTTGTGTACACCAACACATCTGAAGCAGCAGATAAGAAAACAGCTAAAAGACTAGCTTCCAAAGAGGTTTTAAGGGCATTGAAGAATACCATTAATGCAGTAAGTTAA
- the LOC136229556 gene encoding endoribonuclease Dicer homolog 2-like isoform X1, which produces MESVTVNIDGNEDIAADTLSFPRNYQLEAFEKAHNENTIVYLETGSGKTLIAIMLLRSYAYILRKPSPFIAIFLVPKVVLVKQQADAVKMHTDLSVEMYWGEMGVDFWDAAIWGEFIAKNEVHVMTPQIFLDGLRHSFFKLDWIKVLIFDECHHVTGDSAYACILREFYHPKLESGSCNLPRIFGMTASPINSKGSNSELFYGKRIHELENMMHSKVYTCKSESVLAEFIPFSTPKFIFFDHESIPFEICNKLADQLKASKEERVKQLKQLDLIDTKEESSKKKLSKMHSDFMFCLEKLGVWLAFKAAETLSLHDNDFNSFDRLGIRDANIIKEFGSAASTTFLDYIRSAVKYLGPNWSIGDNPKAEIEAGLLTEKVFCLFQTLLGYRDLRDIRCIVFVERIITAIALESLLSELLPRYNGWKTRFIAGCSSKLQTQTRKTHNEIVQQFRDGKVNIIIATSILEEGLDVQSCNLVIRFDPSSTVSSFIQSKGRARMKNSDYLLMVKNGDSSTYSKLENFLASGEIMRKESLRYASVPCLPPKCEMADDEYYCVESTNAMATLASSVRLIYFYCSRLPSDGYFKPSPRCLLDKEMGICTLLLPKSCPIQTIRVEGPTKYLKQKACLEACKQLHQIGALTDKLVPDTIIEEAIAQEVGNIAYDEEQPIFFPPELVEQTLEESGTMYYCHLIELNQTFDYDIRAQNIVLVTRSKLDSEILSLNFDLEVDGGLLMVKLKYIGTIELQPGMVLLCRKFVISVFKVLRDHNIEKLEEMLNDTVTDLPKREYFLLPCMSLCPGYAVDWNFVTSVLFSYENVSEDHKKCPLEENVHIIQTESGPVCKFILQNSLVCTPHNGKLYCITGISNELDGLSLMKLRNGSSKTYKDYYKDQHGIKLRFERESLLHGRHIFPMHNYICKGRKQNGRDSQNAYVQLPPELCRIIMSPISVNTFYSFTFLPSIMHRLESMLIATNLKKMQADHCVQNVPIPTIKVLEAITTKKCHEKFDMESLETLGDSFLKYATSQQLFQTYQNQHEGLLSIKKDKLISNANLCKLGCDCKLPGFIRNEFFEPKNWRIPGDNSGSHSLNEEVLTDKRKIYVSGRRKLKKKTVADAVEALIGAYVSSGGEVAGLIFLNWIGIKVEFLNLPYEREFQVKIERLINVQCVESLLNYSFKDPSLLLEALTHGSYMIAEIPRCYQRLEYLGDSVLDYLITVYLYEKYPGLSPGLLTDLRSASVNNDSYAICALRKGLHKHILHASQKLRKDIDNTVTDLESFSSSSSTFGWDLEISFPKVLGDVIESLAGAIFVDSGYDKEVLFKSIRPLLEPLVTPETIKLHPVRELTELCQKEHFNRKKSIVFRKNSMSCVTVEVEANGVVYTNTSEAADKKTAKRLASKEVLRALKNTINAVS; this is translated from the exons ATGGAATCTGTTACCGTGAATATAGATGGGAACGAAGACATTGCTGCTGATACTCTCTCATTTCCTAGAAA TTATCAGCTAGAGGCATTTGAGAAGGCACACAATGAGAACACTATAGTCTACTTGGAGACTGGTTCTGGCAAGACGTTGATTGCAATCATGCTTCTAAGAAGTTATGCCTACATTCTCCGGAAGCCTTCACCTTTCATTGCTATTTTCCTGGTTCCCAAAGTTGTACTAGTGAAACAA CAAGCTGATGCTGTGAAGATGCACACCGACTTAAGTGTGGAAATGTACTGGGGAGAAATGGGAGTGGACTTCTGGGATGCTGCTATTTGGGGAGAATTCATTGCCAAAAATGAG GTGCATGTGATGACACCGCAAATATTTCTAGACGGGTTGAGGCATAGCTTCTTCAAGCTAGACTGGATAAAGGTTCTAATATTTGATGAATGCCATCATGTGACAGGTGATTCTGCTTATGCCTGTATTTTGAGA GAGTTCTATCACCCGAAATTAGAATCTGGAAGTTGTAATCTTCCTAGGATATTTGGGATGACAGCTTCTCCTATAAATTCAAAGG GCTCAAACTCAGAACTATTCTATGGGAAAAGGATCCATGAACTTGAGAATATGATGCATTCTAAg GTCTATACTTGCAAGAGTGAATCTGTACTTGCTGAGTTTATTCCTTTTTCCACTccgaaatttatattttttgacCATGAGTCAATCCCATTCGAGATATGTAATAAATTAGCTGATCAGTTGAAGGCATCAAAAGAAGAG CGTGTTAAACAATTGAAGCAATTGGATCTCATTGATACAAAGGAGGAAAGTAGCAAAAAGAAGCTATCAAAAATGCATTCtgattttatgttttgtttGGAGAAGTTGGGCGTCTGGTTGGCTTTTAAG GCTGCAGAAACCTTATCACTTCATGACAATGACTTCAATTCATTTGACCGATTAGGCATCAGGGACGCAAACATCATTAAAGAGTTTGGTTCTGCTGCCTCTACTACTTTTTTAGATTACATTAGATCTG ctGTTAAATATTTAGGTCCAAATTGGTCTATTGGTGATAATCCCAAAGCTGAAATAGAAGCAGGTCTATTGACAGAAAAAGTTTTCTGCCTATTTCAGACACTTCTTGGGTACAG AGATCTAAGGGACATTAGATGTATAGTTTTTGTTGAGAGGATAATTACGGCTATAGCGCTTGAGTCTCTTCTGAGTGAGTTGCTTCCAAGATATAATGGTTGGAAGACAAGATTCATAGCTGGATGTAGTAGTAAATTGCAAACCCAAACGAGGAAAACACACAACGAAATTGTGCAACAATTTCGAGATGGCAAG GTGAATATAATCATTGCAACATCGATCCTTGAAGAAGGTTTGGATGTACAAAGTTGCAACTTGGTAATCAGATTTGACCCTTCAAGTACTGTTAGTAGTTTCATACAGTCCAAAGGTCGTGCTAGGATGAAGAATTCTGACTACTTGTTGATGGTCAAGAA tGGGGATTCTTCAACATATTCTAAACTAGAGAACTTTCTTGCAAGTGGAGAAATAATGAGAAAGGAGTCTCTACGTTATGCTTCTGTTCCTTGTTTGCCACCTAAGTGTGAAATGGCTGATGACGAGTATTATTGTGTTGAGAGCACTAATGCTATGGCAACTCTCGCTTCAAGtgttagattgatatacttctATTGCTCCCGTTTACCTTCTGACGG gTACTTCAAACCTTCTCCTAGGTGTCTTTTGGATAAGGAAATGGGTATTTGCACTTTGCTTCTTCCTAAGAGCTGCCCTATACAAACAATTCGCGTAGAAGGACCTACCAAGTATCTAAAGCAGAAGGCATGCCTGGAAGCATGCAAACAGCTCCATCAAATTGGTGCTTTAACCGATAAATTGGTTCCTGATACTATTATCGAAGAAGCTATTGCTCAAGAAGTTG GAAACATAGCCTATGATGAGGAACAGCCTATATTCTTCCCACCAGAGTTGGTCGAGCAAACTTTAGAGGAGTCAGGAACAATGTACTATTGCCACTTAATAGAACTAAATCAGACTTTTGATTATGATATTCGTGCACAGAATATTGTGCTTGTTACAAGAAGTAAGTTGGATTCAGAAATCTTGAGCCTAAATTTTGACTTGGAAGTGGATGGAGGATTGTTGATGGTGAAATTGAAGTATATTGGGACGATTGAACTTCAACCAGGGATG GTCCTTCTATGTAGGAAGTTTGTCATCAGTGTTTTCAAAGTTCTGAGAGATCATAATATAGAAAAATTGGAAGAAATGTTAAATGACACGGTCACCGATCTTCCCAAGAGAGAATATTTTCTGCTTCCATGCATGAGCTTATGCCCGGGATATGCAGTTGATTGGAATTTCGTTACATCTGTGCTATTCTCATACGAAAATGTGAGTGAAGATCATAAGAAGTGTCCTCTTGAGGAAAATGTACATATTATACAGACTGAAAGCGGTCCTGTATGCAAATTTATCCTCCAGAATTCTTTAGTGTGCACACCACACAATGGAAAATTGTACTGCATTACAGGTATATCCAATGAATTGGATGGACTATCTCTTATGAAACTGAGGAACGGAAGTTCCAAAACTTACAAGGACTACTATAAAGATCA ACATGGCATCAAATTGCGTTTTGAACGAGAGTCGCTTCTGCATGGAAGACATATATTTCCTATGCACAATTACATTTGCAAAGGCAGAAAACAGAATGGGAGAG ATTCACAAAATGCATATGTCCAATTGCCTCCTGAACTTTGTCGCATCATCATGTCACCTATATCTGTAAATACTTTCTATTCTTTTACATTTCTTCCATCTATTATGCATAGACTTGAGTCTATGCTTATTGCTACGAACTTGAAGAAAATGCAAGCTGATCACTGCGTACAAAATGTTCCTATACCGACCATTAAG GTTTTGGAAGCAATCACTACAAAGAAGTGCCAcgagaaattcgatatggagtCATTGGAGACTCTTGGCGATTCTTTTCTAAAATATGCTACTAGTCAGCAGCTATTTCAAACCTACCAAAATCAACATGAGGGTCTTCTCAGTATTAAGAAGGACAAGCTTATTTCTAATGCCAATCTATGCAAACTTGGATGTGACTGCAAACTTCCG GGTTTTATTCGCAACGAATTCTTCGAGCCCAAAAATTGGAGGATTCCTGGAGATAATTCGGGGAGCCATTCACTGAATGAGGAAGTTTTGACCgataaaagaaaaatctatGTAAGCGGAAGAAGAAAGCTTAAGAAAAAAACTGTTGCTGATGCTGTTGAGGCGCTGATCGGGGCTTATGTTAGCTCTGGAGGTGAAGTAGCTGGATTAATATTTCTGAACTGGATTGGTATAAAGGTTGAGTTTCTGAATCTACCATACGAACGGGAATTCCAAGTGAAGATCGAGAggcttattaatgtccaatgtGTAGAATCATTGTTGAACTACTCATTTAAGGACCCTTCTCTTTTATTGGAAGCATTGACCCATGGTTCGTATATGATTGCTGAAATTCCAAGATGTTATCAG CGACTAGAATATCTCGGAGACTCTGTATTAGACTACCTAATCACAGTTTACTTGTACGAGAAGTATCCCGGGCTATCACCTGGATTGTTAACAGACCTCAGATCTGCATCTGTAAACAATGACAGCTATGCTATATGTGCCCTTCGGAAAGGGTTGCATAAGCATATTCTTCACGCATCACAAAAGCTTCGCAAGGATATTGACAACACAGTTACAGATTTGGAAagcttttcttcatcatcatcgaCTTTCGGCTGGGATTTAGAGATATCTTTCCCCAAG GTGCTTGGAGATGTAATAGAATCTCTTGCGGGTGCTATATTTGTTGATTCGGGGTACGACAAAGAGGTCTTGTTCAAGAGCATAAGGCCACTTTTGGAGCCACTGGTTACTCCAGAGACAATTAAACTTCATCCAGTGAGAGAGCTTACTGAATTATGTCAGAAAGAACATTTCAACCGGAAAAAATCAATCGTTTTCCGGAAAAACAGCATGAGTTGCGTAACCGTGGAGGTGGAAGCGAATGGAGTTGTGTACACCAACACATCTGAAGCAGCAGATAAGAAAACAGCTAAAAGACTAGCTTCCAAAGAGGTTTTAAGGGCATTGAAGAATACCATTAATGCAGTAAGTTAA